A part of Methanohalobium evestigatum Z-7303 genomic DNA contains:
- a CDS encoding geranylgeranyl reductase family protein — MIPEKSYDIVVVGAGPAGSTAANYAARNGKSVLLIDRKKDIGTPLQCGGFLPHYETLRELVPNAELPYTLEEYPSECIHTTTSCQRFIAPDGCSKQFDVTADAIDRRRFDKYLAKEAAKSDVQVMPGTTVTEINGSTLELEGVFGSFTTDADVIIGADGPNSTVAKSKGLSREYDPMSVGTAFEYELSGVDVDRDAVEMYFGKDYVPGGYAWIISQGGDTANIGVGIRETLFEKGMCARDYLNKFMYEHPIASEKLKKGSVVSVVSGIVPVGGAPKYTVSDNTLIAGDAAGHIIATNGGGIPTAMVAGKVAGETASESIDGKCELDEYEKRWKAQMGMEIRTAVYIRKLMDRLMRSDYMMSRAIRYTSPEHMKAIQCGQLPDVVKKTLLKMNLGFT, encoded by the coding sequence ATGATACCTGAAAAATCATATGACATAGTTGTTGTGGGTGCCGGACCAGCAGGGTCAACAGCAGCCAATTATGCAGCCAGAAATGGCAAATCAGTTCTTTTAATAGACAGGAAAAAAGATATAGGCACACCTTTACAATGTGGTGGATTTTTACCTCATTATGAAACATTGAGAGAACTGGTTCCAAATGCTGAATTACCCTACACTCTTGAAGAGTATCCTTCGGAATGTATCCATACTACAACAAGTTGCCAGCGTTTTATAGCACCTGATGGCTGTTCAAAACAATTTGATGTTACAGCAGATGCAATAGATAGACGGCGTTTTGATAAATATCTTGCAAAAGAAGCTGCAAAATCCGATGTACAGGTTATGCCGGGAACAACAGTAACAGAAATTAATGGATCAACACTAGAACTTGAGGGTGTTTTTGGCAGTTTTACAACTGATGCAGATGTAATCATTGGTGCAGATGGTCCAAATTCAACCGTTGCAAAGAGCAAAGGTTTGTCTCGTGAATACGACCCGATGTCAGTAGGTACCGCTTTTGAATACGAACTAAGCGGTGTTGATGTGGACAGGGATGCTGTTGAGATGTATTTTGGTAAGGATTATGTACCCGGTGGATACGCATGGATAATATCCCAGGGTGGTGATACAGCAAATATAGGAGTTGGTATTAGAGAAACTTTATTTGAAAAAGGCATGTGTGCAAGGGATTATCTTAACAAATTTATGTATGAGCATCCGATAGCAAGTGAAAAATTAAAGAAGGGTTCAGTGGTTTCAGTAGTTTCAGGTATAGTTCCAGTGGGTGGAGCTCCTAAATACACGGTGTCTGACAATACTCTTATCGCAGGAGATGCAGCAGGACATATAATAGCAACCAACGGTGGTGGAATTCCTACTGCGATGGTTGCTGGAAAAGTTGCAGGTGAAACTGCTTCTGAATCCATAGATGGTAAATGTGAGCTTGATGAATATGAAAAACGCTGGAAGGCTCAGATGGGCATGGAAATAAGGACTGCAGTGTACATAAGAAAACTCATGGACAGACTTATGCGTTCTGATTATATGATGTCAAGAGCTATTAGGTATACATCACCGGAACATATGAAAGCCATCCAGTGTGGTCAGTTACCTGATGTTGTAAAAAAAACACTTTTAAAAATGAATCTGGGGTTTACGTAA
- the lysA gene encoding diaminopimelate decarboxylase — protein sequence MFTIKNHLEIENSRLTIGGVDTSNLVNEYGSPIYVTNEQRIRDNFRRYKKAFPDADLFYAAKANGNLTILKILAEEGAGADVFSDGELYTALLAGIPRDKILFNGNSKSDRELLMAVQTGVRVSVDSFDELNTLSSIAKNEGKVVDIAFRVNPDVSPKTHPKISTGLKTSKFGIPHDEVVSAYKQALDKPGVNPVGIHCHIGSQILEVEPFVETVNKMMDLVEQISRLGVEFEFVDIGSGLGIPYEKNIEVPTPNDLADSIVPIFNERCKAEGINPKLVLEPGRYLVGDSAILLTSVNTMKNAAKKFVGIDAGFNTMIRPVMYDAYHHAVVANKADKNAEDTYTIVGPICETGDIMATDRELPEIEKGDVIAFLDVGGYGFSMSSQYNGRPRCAELLVNKGDVDIIRKAETYADLLANQEVPPRFL from the coding sequence ATGTTTACAATAAAAAACCATCTGGAAATAGAAAACAGTCGACTTACCATAGGTGGTGTTGACACTTCAAACCTTGTTAATGAATACGGCTCACCGATTTATGTTACAAACGAACAGAGAATAAGAGATAATTTCAGAAGATACAAAAAAGCTTTCCCTGATGCAGACCTATTTTATGCAGCCAAAGCCAATGGCAATCTTACCATCCTCAAAATACTGGCTGAAGAAGGTGCAGGTGCAGATGTTTTTTCTGATGGCGAACTTTATACAGCCCTGCTTGCCGGAATTCCTCGTGATAAAATACTTTTTAATGGTAACTCCAAATCAGACAGAGAATTATTGATGGCAGTCCAGACCGGTGTACGGGTGTCTGTTGATTCCTTTGATGAATTGAACACACTTTCATCAATTGCAAAGAATGAGGGCAAAGTTGTTGACATTGCATTTAGGGTTAACCCTGATGTTTCCCCAAAAACCCACCCTAAGATATCTACAGGTCTTAAAACATCCAAATTTGGAATACCTCATGATGAGGTTGTAAGTGCATACAAACAGGCTCTTGATAAACCCGGTGTAAATCCAGTAGGAATCCATTGTCACATCGGCTCCCAGATACTTGAAGTGGAACCTTTTGTCGAAACTGTAAACAAAATGATGGACCTTGTAGAGCAGATATCAAGGCTGGGTGTAGAGTTTGAATTTGTGGATATTGGCTCGGGTCTTGGAATACCCTATGAGAAAAACATAGAAGTACCTACACCAAATGACCTTGCAGATTCTATAGTCCCTATTTTCAATGAAAGGTGCAAAGCAGAAGGAATAAACCCAAAACTTGTTCTTGAGCCCGGACGTTATCTGGTTGGAGACTCTGCTATACTGCTCACCAGTGTAAATACTATGAAAAATGCTGCGAAAAAATTTGTTGGTATTGATGCCGGATTTAACACCATGATAAGACCCGTGATGTATGATGCATACCACCACGCAGTAGTAGCCAACAAGGCAGATAAAAACGCAGAAGATACATATACTATAGTTGGACCTATATGTGAAACTGGAGACATCATGGCAACTGACCGTGAATTACCAGAAATAGAGAAAGGAGATGTGATTGCATTTCTGGATGTAGGTGGCTACGGATTTTCAATGAGTTCTCAGTATAATGGCAGACCAAGATGTGCAGAGCTACTTGTTAACAAGGGTGATGTTGATATTATAAGAAAAGCCGAAACCTACGCAGACCTGCTTGCCAATCAGGAAGTTCCACCAAGATTCTTGTAA
- a CDS encoding peptidylprolyl isomerase has product MTIQEGDFIKLSYNGKLEDGIVFDTTDENVAKENGIYNEQGMYGGDVVVAGAGHTIKGLDEELIGKEEGDSGTIEIPPEKAFGEHDPKLVESHSITKFQDRKAYPGMEVQIDNRKGVVSRVIGRRVRVDFNHPLAGKTVTYDYSIDKKIEDDDEKLQGLLALYTGMPEMDAKIENNTAIINIPNELTFNQRWLMVKGRIASELMQHLGIEEVQYVEKYPPESSKTEESESEETMEETESSGE; this is encoded by the coding sequence TTGACAATACAGGAAGGAGACTTCATAAAACTATCATATAACGGAAAACTTGAAGACGGCATCGTGTTTGACACCACTGATGAAAACGTTGCAAAAGAAAACGGTATATACAATGAACAGGGAATGTACGGCGGAGACGTTGTTGTAGCCGGTGCAGGTCACACAATAAAAGGACTGGATGAAGAATTGATTGGAAAAGAAGAAGGTGACTCCGGCACAATAGAAATTCCGCCCGAAAAAGCATTTGGAGAACATGATCCCAAACTTGTAGAATCCCATTCGATAACAAAATTCCAAGACCGTAAAGCATATCCAGGGATGGAAGTACAGATTGATAACAGAAAAGGTGTTGTTTCAAGGGTTATCGGTCGTAGGGTTCGTGTCGATTTCAACCATCCTCTGGCTGGAAAAACTGTCACCTATGATTATTCCATAGATAAAAAGATAGAAGACGATGATGAAAAACTGCAGGGTCTTCTTGCACTCTACACAGGAATGCCAGAAATGGATGCAAAAATAGAAAACAATACTGCTATAATCAATATCCCCAACGAGCTTACTTTCAACCAGAGATGGTTAATGGTCAAAGGCAGAATTGCGAGCGAACTGATGCAACATCTTGGCATCGAAGAAGTTCAGTACGTGGAAAAATATCCTCCTGAATCCAGCAAAACCGAAGAATCCGAATCTGAAGAAACAATGGAAGAAACTGAATCCAGCGGAGAATAA